In Hyalangium minutum, a single window of DNA contains:
- the hypE gene encoding hydrogenase expression/formation protein HypE, with amino-acid sequence MSTLLNRSCPAPLKHSTIQLAHGGGGRLMRQLIEEVFLEPPPALAWTERHDSAVVPLGTERLALTTDSYVVTPRFFPGGDIGKLAVYGTVNDLVMSGARPLYLSAGFILEEGLAMEELRRVVASMREAARECGVRLVTGDTKVVDRGKADGLFINTSGAGHVPEGRSVHPRRVRPGDAVLVSGDVGQHGIAVLSVREGLAFETPVQSDCSPLTPLVEALFSAGVDVHALRDTTRGGLASALNELALDGGVSVLLEETSVPVNEAVSGACELLGLDPLYVACEGRMVAFVPEPQAEVALAALRGHPLGVAAARIGRVTEGPAGRVSLRTRLGGHRLLDLLSGEQLPRIC; translated from the coding sequence ATGAGCACCCTCTTGAACCGGAGCTGCCCCGCACCGCTGAAGCACAGCACCATCCAGCTCGCGCACGGAGGAGGCGGACGGCTCATGCGCCAGCTCATCGAGGAGGTCTTCCTGGAGCCGCCTCCCGCCCTGGCGTGGACCGAGCGCCATGACAGCGCGGTGGTCCCCCTCGGCACGGAGCGACTGGCGCTCACCACGGACTCCTACGTGGTGACCCCTCGCTTCTTCCCTGGGGGAGACATCGGCAAGCTCGCGGTGTACGGCACGGTGAACGACCTGGTCATGTCCGGGGCACGCCCGCTGTACCTGAGCGCGGGCTTCATTCTGGAGGAGGGGCTGGCGATGGAGGAGCTGCGCCGGGTGGTGGCCTCCATGCGCGAGGCCGCCCGGGAGTGCGGCGTGAGGCTCGTCACGGGAGACACCAAGGTGGTGGACCGAGGCAAGGCGGATGGGCTCTTCATCAACACCTCGGGCGCGGGCCATGTGCCCGAGGGCCGCTCCGTCCACCCGAGGCGCGTGAGGCCAGGGGACGCGGTGCTCGTCTCTGGAGACGTGGGGCAGCACGGCATCGCCGTCCTCTCGGTGCGCGAGGGGCTCGCTTTCGAGACTCCCGTTCAGAGCGACTGCTCGCCGCTCACGCCGCTGGTGGAGGCGCTCTTCAGCGCGGGGGTGGATGTGCATGCCCTGCGAGACACGACGCGAGGGGGGCTGGCCTCGGCCCTCAATGAACTGGCCCTCGATGGTGGAGTGAGTGTCCTCTTGGAGGAGACCTCGGTGCCGGTGAACGAGGCGGTCTCGGGAGCCTGCGAGTTGCTGGGCCTGGATCCCCTCTACGTGGCCTGCGAGGGGCGCATGGTGGCCTTCGTGCCCGAACCCCAGGCAGAGGTGGCCTTGGCGGCCCTGCGCGGCCATCCCCTCGGTGTGGCAGCGGCCCGGATTGGGCGTGTCACCGAGGGCCCCGCGGGCAGGGTGTCTCTGCGCACGCGCCTCGGCGGACACCGGCTCTTGGATCTGCTCTCCGGGGAACAGCTCCCGCGCATCTGCTGA